acactaacatgtattttcggtgatcattaataagtgatcaactacaaagaatgtacagatcaaaatattttatgcttttaatggatttaccaaaaaaaaccttgataaccttgatattgcgttcattttcgacacccttttcaaagctaaaatgatcaactttttggtattaagaataacggtttgcaaaataactgaattataaagactATTTGCTTTTTTCTTACACATTATTAGTAATTTCAGAcagcgtaaaagttgcttcatttaaCCATCTTTTACGGTTAGAGTGACTTCGGCATGACCCACTCACTTTCtcttcatcatgatttattcatatttttacacgaatataacgtttattaaaagagcgaactatgtgttaaattaacttatgggaatacttaaatgaaaatgtgtttactaattgtgtattaaacatttgaataCCTTTGCAATTCAATAATCAGcattatcaactattaataacaactgtcagttttttcaaaaattaactttcaatgatctacacattattattaatcttgtcacgataactgacaatgttgtgaatgagaacacaggtgaggacaaccaactatctatttagcacaaattacaacgttacttggtaaaatacaaaaaccatgctatgatacactatttgcaaaatgttcttcaattgcctcaggcttcattgttcctggattttcacacaaattgctttttatttctgttcttctcttcttgatcttctcaatcttctgctgtcagatattctattccttactcaccatatatactacttatgttgatatcagtagctcacaccacactcgtccccccttttaataagctgttctcgcaatctttctgatcggcgtaccattgtctcctttggtgctgttcgtgactcgtgctcatgatgttcttgaaaccatctctgtagttgactggcatttacacgcttctgcttgtcttctctccggatcgtgtaaactgggccgcgtctctccgtgataatgtacggtccctcccatttcgggatcagctttcctgaccctggtcctccttcagtgttagctctccgttctctacactttaccaggtcccccactctaaaaggcttccacgctcttctctgctgttccgccttcttgatgtctgatatttgtttctttttcacgttctttattgcctccgtcctctctttccttaatcttgttgctgtccacttctgctgctgtggccacgttttactatgcattggaagtcgtggctgtctaccatacataagtaggaaaggtgatttcttggttgttccttggatggaggcacgatgcgccagcaaaattagtggtaactctttctcccaattccctcctttagatgctaaccattcctttaatgtccggttgtttctttccgtaagcccgttcgtctgagggtgatacggtgtagttcgtat
The nucleotide sequence above comes from Schistosoma mansoni, WGS project CABG00000000 data, supercontig 0142, strain Puerto Rico, whole genome shotgun sequence. Encoded proteins:
- a CDS encoding XP_018646577.1 produces the protein MKQLLRCLKLLIMCKKKANSLYNSVILQTVILNTKKLIILALKRVSKMNAISRLSRFFLVNPLKA